One Ahaetulla prasina isolate Xishuangbanna chromosome 1, ASM2864084v1, whole genome shotgun sequence DNA window includes the following coding sequences:
- the LOC131198516 gene encoding uncharacterized protein LOC131198516, with the protein MGCGGNPSGIGLDPAKTRGTEVTGSGAKEKAGVRPYKGYSIGMVNGRGRYSGSRGPHHVRGVCTRCLRAIAHSGPCGFPRSPSGWNPHSLDLRLLLCNSRSVVNKAPLIFDLIQEGGADLMGISETWLGMEEGVPLVEMCPLGFRAFHQPRAQGRGGGVVVIINEGLDPREVTVPQIAGCESLFVKWGQGMQVGLLITYLAPCCVTAALPELLEVIAGTAVDTPRLMVMGDFNLPSAGKAATAREFMASMTALDLTQLVNGPIHIGGNTLDLFFVSGQWLNDLELGDLVIHPLSWSDHTLLRLDFQTANPHRRETELTRWFRPRRLMDPERFLTELGPFPEDLAHGLAEELVTAWERAAARALDASCLCGL; encoded by the coding sequence ATGGGTTGTGGGGGAAACCCATCAGGGATAGGGCTGGACCCTGCTAAGACTCGCGGCACAGAGGTTACAGGTTCGGGGGCGAAGGAGAAGGCTGGAGTTCGACCTTATAAGGGCTATTCCATCGGCAtggtaaatgggaggggcagatacagTGGAAGCAGGGGCCcgcatcatgttcggggagtgtgcACTCGCTGCTTACGAGCGATCGCGCACTCTGGTCCCTGTGGCTTtccccgttccccgagtggctggaatccccacagcctggaccttcggctgctGTTATGTAATTCCAGgtctgtggttaataaagccccccttattttcgatcttatacaagagggaggtgcggacctgatgggcatttcggagacctggttgggcatggaagagggggtgccccttgttgaaatgtgcccactgggcttccgtgcatttcatcagccgagggcccagggcaggggtgggggggtagtggttattattaacgaaggtctggatccgagggaggtcactgtgccgcagatagccggatgtgagtctctctttgtgaagtggggtcaggggatgcaggtgggcttgctgattacgtacctggctccctgctgcgtgacagcagccctgcccgagctgctcgaggtgatagccgggacggcggttgatacccccagacttatggttatgggggatttcaacctgccgtcggcaGGCAAAGCggcgacggctcgggagttcatggcttccatgacagccttggacctgacccagttagttaatggtcccattcacatcgggggaaacactctggacttgttttttgtctcgggacagtggttgaatgatctagaactaggggatttagttatccaccccctgtcatggtcagaccatacgctccttcgacttgactttcaaaccgccaacccacaccgcagggagacggagctgactcgctggttccgtcccaggcgcctgatggacccggagaggtttctgacggagcttgggccgtttcctgaggatctagcccacggcttggctgaagaactagtcaccgcctgggaaagggcagcgGCAAGGGCTTTGgacgcgtcgtgcctttgcggcctctga
- the LOC131198504 gene encoding zinc finger protein 862-like produces MAKRTGSGTSPHQAKVKKKCNSFKMEWLSEYVQMEEKTVKLGEIFSFSSEKGLLCKTCCEAKIASEFSEGKMWTEWKLDYLKRHIQHKSHLKAVGIVRRCKMGMGIGTLLRESTKDREKRNELSLVKKSNPKQVKVLIDDILLAINMNASMLSVQQIHDQMAKYVSIPESWRSKNYAFEFVNSINQIVQNETMCKVKNAPWHTLIVDESTDITVHKMLVLYIKYREENNVNHKTVFGGIVQLTACTARDIMQAITQFYTNHKLDMKRMVMLTSDGASVMIGKHNGVAALLKQQIPHLTEQHCVAHREDLGIDDAWKGVPLMRDVETFLRTVYSTFSRSTVKRGKLEELAKILDEDSLSFRPLNEVRWLSRDKAVNAVLRNYTVLEEYCKRESSDNRDPVANYCYKKLTDSKFKFTLTALGDVLGELAHLCLSFQKRNLTVMEGHCFARAKIEKLRSQYLTGEKDIKWSDCVKEAMRASSADGRDTGGEIICFIHNLCDHLDARFPKDELKEWSALDIEALSSDISFEYGAADIATLAKKYEAILHQTHSVEASNGEYAEFKYIMRQKLKQGSISTFSDMVAATLKCEELKHVSQLVDICATFQASSADCERGFSLMNRIKTASRNRLEVDHLDQLMRIKSKLQADEDINLDNVYNHWRREKDRREN; encoded by the coding sequence ATGGCAAAACGAACGGGCAGTGGCACATCCCCGCACcaagccaaagtaaaaaagaaatgcaattcTTTTAAGATGGAATGGCTGTCGGAGTATGtgcaaatggaagaaaaaactGTGAAACTGGGTGAGATTTTTTCTTTTTCGAGCGAGAAAGGTCTGCTCTGCAAAACATGTTGCGAAGCCAAAATAGCAAGCGAGTTTTCGGAGGGGAAAATGTGGACAGAATGGAAGCTGGACTACCTCAAGCGTCACATTCAGCACAAAAGTCATTTGAAAGCGGTGGGAATTGTAAGAAGATGCAAGATGGGAATGGGGATCGGTACATTGTTGagggagagcaccaaagatcGAGAGAAGAGGAACGAGCTGTCACTCGTAAAGAAATCCAACCCCAAGCAAGTTAAAGTTCTCATCGACGATATTCTCCTAGCCATCAACATGAATGCCTCTATGCTGTCGGTTCAACAAATTCACGATCAAATGGCAAAGTACGTGAGTATTCCAGAAAGCTGGCGAAGCAAAAATTATGCCTTTGAGTTTGTgaattccatcaatcaaataGTGCAGAATGAGACGATGTGTAAAGTTAAAAATGCACCTTGGCACACCCTGATCGTAGATGAGAGCACAGACATAACAGTGCACAAAATGCTAGTCCTGTATATTAaatacagagaggaaaacaacGTCAACCATAAAACTGTATTTGGCGGCATCGTCCAGCTGACGGCATGCACCGCTCGGGATATTATGCAGGCAATAACTCAGTTTTACACCAATCATAAACTAGACATGAAGAGAATGGTGATGCTGACCTCCGACGGTGCCTCAGTAATGATAGGAAAGCACAACGGAGTTGCAGCTTTATTAAagcagcaaataccacatctAACTGAGCAACACTGTGTAGCCCATAGAGAGGACTTGGGCATTGATGATGCGTGGAAAGGTGTACCTTTGATGCGTGACGTGGAAACTTTTCTTAGAACGGTTTATTCCACTTTCTCTAGATCCACTGTAAAGAGGGGAAAATTGGAAGAGCTAGCAAAGATTCTTGATGAGGATTCGCTGTCATTCAGGCCTCTGAACGAAGTGCGGTGGCTGTCGCGGGACAAAGCCGTGAATGCTGTTCTGAGGAACTACACTGTCCTGGAAGAATACTGCAAGAGAGAATCCAGTGATAACAGAGATCCAGTGGCGAATTACTGTTACAAAAAGCTGACTGATTCAAAGTTCAAGTTTACTCTCACTGCTCTAGGAGATGTTTTGGGCGAGCTGGCACACCTGTGTCTTTCTTTTCAAAAACGCAACCTGACTGTGATGGAGGGGCACTGCTTTGCAAGAGCAAAGATTGAGAAGCTGCGTTCCCAATACTTGACAGGGGAAAAGGATATCAAGTGGAGTGACTGCGTCAAAGAGGCGATGAGGGCCTCATCAGCTGATGGCAGAGATACCGGCGGTgagattatttgttttattcataATCTCTGCGATCACTTGGATGCTCGTTTTCCAAAGGATGAATTAAAGGAGTGGTCTGCATTGGACATTGAGGCATTGAGCTCAGACATCAGTTTTGAGTACGGAGCAGCAGACAttgccacattggcaaagaagtaTGAGGCCATTCTCCACCAGACACATTCTGTGGAGGCCAGTAACGGTGAATATGCTGAATTCAAGTACATAATGAGGCAAAAACTGAAACAAGGGTCAATCAGCACATTTTCAGATATGGTGGCTGCAACACTAAAATGTGAGGAGCTGAAACACGTCTCACAGCTTGTGGATATTTGTGCTACATTTCAAGCATCCAGTGCGGATTGTGAAAGAGGATTTAGTTTAATGAATCGGATCAAAACAGCATCCAGAAATCGTCTTGAAGTGGATCATTTGGACCAGCTGATGCGCATAAAGTCAAAGCTGCAAGCAGACGAGGACATCAACCTGGACAATGTGTACAACCATTGGAGACGTGAGAAGGACAGACGGGAAAATTAA